A genomic segment from Bradyrhizobium sp. ISRA430 encodes:
- the secY gene encoding preprotein translocase subunit SecY translates to MVSAAEQLAANLNFGAFAKADELKKRIWFTLGAMLVYRLGTYIPLPGIDPNIWEQVFRSQAGGILGMFNMFAGGGIHRMAIFALNIMPYISASIIIQLLTTVSPQLEALKKEGEAGRKTLNQYTRYLTVILAAFQSYGIAVGLEGAGNVVSDPGMFFRLSTTITLTGGTMFLMWLGEQVTSRGIGNGISLIILSGIVAELPSALANMLELGRQGAMSTGLILVVIVMAVAVIAFIVFMERAQRRLLIQYPKRQVGNKMFEGQSSHLPLKLNTSGVIPPIFASSLLLLPTTVANFNAGKGPEWFQWITTQLGHGRPLFLFLYLALIVFFAFFYTAIVFNPTETADNLKKHGGFIPGIRPGERTAEYIDYVLSRITVVGAIYLAIVCLIPEILISYASVPFYFGGTSLLIVVSVTMDTVAQVQGYLLAHQYEGLIRKSKLRGGRRR, encoded by the coding sequence ATGGTCTCAGCAGCGGAACAACTGGCAGCCAATCTGAATTTCGGCGCGTTTGCCAAAGCTGACGAGCTGAAGAAGCGCATCTGGTTCACCCTGGGTGCGATGCTGGTTTATCGGCTGGGCACCTACATCCCGCTGCCCGGCATCGATCCCAATATCTGGGAGCAGGTGTTCCGCTCCCAGGCGGGCGGCATCCTCGGCATGTTCAACATGTTCGCCGGCGGCGGCATTCACCGCATGGCGATCTTCGCGCTGAACATCATGCCGTACATCTCGGCCTCGATCATCATCCAGCTCCTCACCACCGTCTCGCCGCAGCTCGAGGCGCTGAAGAAGGAAGGCGAGGCGGGCCGCAAGACCCTGAACCAGTACACGCGCTACCTCACCGTGATCCTGGCCGCGTTCCAGTCCTACGGTATCGCGGTGGGCCTCGAGGGCGCGGGCAACGTCGTCAGCGACCCCGGCATGTTCTTCCGCCTCTCCACCACCATCACGCTGACCGGCGGCACCATGTTCCTGATGTGGCTGGGCGAGCAGGTGACTTCGCGCGGCATCGGCAACGGCATTTCGCTGATCATTCTGTCCGGCATCGTCGCCGAGCTGCCCTCGGCGCTCGCCAACATGCTGGAACTCGGCCGTCAGGGCGCGATGTCGACCGGCCTGATCCTGGTCGTGATCGTGATGGCGGTTGCCGTGATCGCCTTCATCGTGTTCATGGAGCGCGCCCAGCGCCGGCTGCTGATCCAGTATCCGAAGCGCCAGGTCGGCAACAAGATGTTCGAGGGCCAGTCCTCGCATCTGCCGCTCAAGCTCAACACTTCGGGCGTGATCCCGCCGATCTTCGCGTCCTCGCTGCTGCTGCTGCCGACGACGGTTGCGAACTTCAACGCCGGCAAGGGGCCGGAATGGTTCCAGTGGATCACCACCCAGCTCGGCCACGGCCGGCCGTTGTTCCTGTTCCTCTATCTCGCGCTGATCGTGTTCTTCGCCTTCTTCTACACCGCGATCGTGTTCAATCCGACCGAGACCGCGGACAACCTGAAGAAGCACGGCGGGTTCATTCCGGGCATTCGTCCGGGCGAGCGCACCGCGGAATATATCGACTACGTGCTGTCGCGCATCACCGTGGTCGGCGCGATCTATCTCGCGATCGTCTGTCTGATTCCGGAAATCCTGATTTCCTACGCCTCGGTGCCGTTCTATTTCGGCGGCACGTCGCTTCTGATCGTCGTTAGCGTCACCATGGACACGGTGGCGCAGGTGCAGGGCTATTTGCTCGCTCATCAATACGAGGGGCTGATTCGCAAGTCGAAGCTGCGCGGCGGACGCCGTCGCTGA
- a CDS encoding adenylate kinase: MRIILLGPPGSGKGTQAQLLVQRYGIVQLSTGEMLRAAVAAGTPIGLKAKEIMANGGLVPDDVVVGIISDRIDQPDAKRGFILDGFPRTVPQAEALDELLRHKHLKLDAVIELRVNESALLQRVETRVAQMRERGEEVRVDDTPEVLTKRLASYRSLTEPLIHYYSERRKLSTVDGMMAIDEVTRAIHRLLLALGAVEPKTHARSAAKSTARSAAKAGGKKAAKTAKKPAKSAKKASKAAAKASKKAAKGGRKAVKKAAKKAVKKAAKKASKKSPKKVTKKRAKR; encoded by the coding sequence ATGAGAATTATACTTCTGGGACCGCCGGGGTCGGGCAAGGGGACCCAGGCGCAACTTCTGGTGCAGCGCTACGGCATCGTCCAGCTCTCGACCGGTGAGATGCTTCGCGCTGCGGTTGCGGCCGGCACGCCCATCGGCCTCAAGGCCAAGGAGATCATGGCCAATGGCGGCCTCGTCCCCGATGACGTGGTGGTTGGAATCATCTCCGACCGGATCGACCAGCCAGATGCCAAGCGCGGTTTCATCCTGGACGGCTTCCCCCGCACCGTGCCGCAGGCCGAGGCGCTCGACGAGCTCCTCAGGCACAAGCATCTCAAGCTCGACGCGGTGATCGAGCTGCGCGTCAACGAGAGCGCGCTGCTCCAGCGCGTCGAGACCCGTGTGGCGCAGATGCGGGAGCGCGGTGAGGAGGTCCGGGTCGACGACACTCCGGAAGTCCTGACCAAGCGGCTGGCCAGCTACCGCAGCCTGACGGAACCGCTGATTCACTACTATTCGGAGCGGCGGAAGCTCTCGACGGTCGATGGCATGATGGCCATCGACGAGGTCACCCGGGCCATCCATCGCCTCCTGCTAGCGCTCGGGGCCGTCGAGCCCAAGACGCACGCCAGAAGCGCGGCCAAGAGCACGGCCAGGAGCGCCGCCAAGGCAGGGGGCAAAAAGGCCGCCAAAACCGCTAAAAAGCCGGCGAAATCCGCCAAAAAGGCCAGCAAAGCCGCCGCAAAGGCCTCCAAGAAGGCTGCCAAGGGAGGCAGGAAGGCCGTGAAGAAGGCGGCCAAGAAAGCCGTCAAAAAAGCCGCGAAAAAGGCCTCGAAGAAGAGCCCAAAAAAGGTCACGAAAAAGCGAGCCAAACGCTAG
- the rpsM gene encoding 30S ribosomal protein S13 yields MARIAGVNIPTNKRVLIALQYIHGIGPKIAGDIMEKVKIPEDRRVNQLSDAEVLQIREVIDRDYLVEGDLRREVGINIKRLMDLGCYRGLRHRRGLPVRGQRTHTNARTRKGPAKAIAGKKK; encoded by the coding sequence GTGGCCCGTATTGCCGGCGTAAACATTCCCACCAACAAGCGCGTGCTCATCGCGCTGCAGTACATCCATGGCATCGGCCCCAAGATCGCCGGTGACATCATGGAGAAGGTGAAGATCCCCGAGGATCGTCGCGTCAATCAGCTCAGCGACGCCGAAGTGCTTCAGATCCGCGAAGTGATCGACCGCGACTATCTCGTCGAGGGCGACCTGCGTCGCGAGGTCGGCATCAACATCAAGCGTCTGATGGACCTCGGCTGCTATCGCGGCCTGCGGCATCGTCGCGGCCTGCCGGTGCGCGGTCAGCGTACCCACACCAATGCGCGCACGCGCAAGGGGCCGGCCAAGGCCATCGCCGGCAAGAAGAAGTAA
- the rpsK gene encoding 30S ribosomal protein S11 — MGKEATRVRRRERKNIASGVAHVNSSFNNTTITITDAQGNTIAWSSAGTMGFKGSRKSTPYAAQVAAEDVAKKAQEHGMRTLEVEVAGPGSGRESALRALQAAGFTVTSIRDVTTIPHNGCRPRKRRRV; from the coding sequence ATGGGCAAGGAAGCCACCCGCGTTCGCCGTCGTGAGCGCAAGAACATCGCCTCCGGCGTCGCGCACGTGAACTCGTCGTTCAACAACACGACCATCACCATCACCGACGCGCAGGGCAACACGATCGCCTGGTCCTCCGCAGGCACGATGGGTTTCAAGGGCTCGCGCAAGTCGACCCCGTATGCGGCGCAGGTCGCGGCCGAAGACGTCGCCAAGAAGGCGCAGGAGCACGGCATGCGCACTCTCGAGGTGGAAGTTGCCGGTCCGGGTTCGGGCCGTGAGTCCGCGCTTCGCGCGCTGCAGGCGGCTGGCTTCACCGTCACCTCGATTCGTGACGTGACGACGATCCCGCACAATGGTTGCCGTCCGCGCAAGCGTCGGCGCGTTTGA
- a CDS encoding DNA-directed RNA polymerase subunit alpha, with translation MGETVTIQKNWQELIRPNKLQVTPGSDPARFATIVAEPLERGFGQTLGNALRRILLSSLQGAAVQSVHIDGVLHEFSSIAGVREDVTDIVLNIKDISIKMQGEGPKRMVVKKQGPGVVTAGDIQTVGDVTVLNPDLQICTLDEGAEIRMEFTVSTGKGYVPAERNRPEDAPIGLIPVDSLFSPVRKVSYKVENTREGQILDYDKLTMTIETNGAISPDDAVAYAARILQDQLNVFVNFEEPRKEVAQEIIPDLAFNPAFLKKVDELELSVRSANCLKNDNIVYIGDLVQKSEAEMLRTPNFGRKSLNEIKEVLAQMGLHLGMEVPGWPPENIDELAKRFEDHY, from the coding sequence ATGGGTGAAACAGTGACGATCCAGAAAAATTGGCAAGAACTGATTCGGCCGAACAAGCTCCAGGTAACGCCCGGCAGCGATCCGGCCCGTTTCGCGACCATCGTCGCCGAGCCGCTCGAGCGCGGCTTCGGCCAGACGCTCGGCAATGCGCTCCGCCGCATCCTTCTGTCCTCGCTCCAGGGCGCGGCGGTGCAGTCGGTGCACATCGACGGCGTGCTGCACGAGTTCTCCTCGATCGCTGGCGTCCGTGAGGACGTCACCGACATCGTGCTCAACATCAAGGACATCTCGATCAAGATGCAGGGCGAAGGCCCCAAGCGCATGGTCGTGAAGAAGCAGGGCCCGGGCGTAGTCACCGCCGGCGACATCCAGACGGTCGGCGACGTCACCGTGCTCAATCCCGACCTCCAGATCTGTACGCTCGACGAGGGCGCCGAGATCCGCATGGAGTTCACGGTCTCGACCGGCAAGGGCTACGTGCCCGCCGAACGCAACCGGCCCGAGGATGCGCCGATCGGCCTGATCCCGGTCGACAGCCTGTTCTCGCCGGTCCGCAAGGTCTCCTACAAGGTCGAAAACACCCGCGAGGGCCAGATCCTCGACTACGACAAGCTGACCATGACGATCGAGACCAACGGCGCGATCTCGCCGGATGACGCGGTGGCCTATGCGGCGCGCATCCTGCAGGATCAGCTCAACGTGTTCGTCAACTTCGAAGAGCCGCGCAAGGAAGTCGCCCAGGAGATCATCCCGGATCTCGCCTTCAACCCGGCCTTCCTCAAGAAGGTGGACGAGCTCGAGCTGTCGGTGCGTTCGGCCAACTGCCTGAAGAACGACAACATCGTCTACATCGGCGATCTCGTGCAGAAGAGCGAGGCGGAAATGCTCCGCACTCCGAACTTCGGCCGCAAGTCGCTGAACGAGATCAAGGAAGTGCTGGCCCAGATGGGTCTGCACCTCGGCATGGAAGTGCCGGGCTGGCCGCCGGAGAACATCGACGAGCTCGCCAAGCGCTTCGAGGATCACTACTGA
- the rplQ gene encoding 50S ribosomal protein L17, with amino-acid sequence MRHGKVHRKLNRTAEHRRAMFANMAASLIKHEQIVTTLPKAKELRPIVEKLVTLGKKGGLSLRRQAIAELRDVDMVKKLFDTLATRYKDRQGGYTRIIKAGFRYGDNAAMAVIEFVDRDVDAKGQDSGPVQEKEAEAA; translated from the coding sequence ATGCGTCACGGCAAGGTTCATCGGAAGCTCAACCGCACGGCCGAGCATCGCCGCGCGATGTTCGCCAACATGGCGGCCTCGCTGATCAAGCACGAGCAGATCGTCACCACGCTGCCCAAGGCCAAGGAGCTTCGCCCGATCGTCGAGAAGCTCGTCACCCTCGGCAAGAAGGGCGGCCTGTCGCTCCGCCGTCAGGCGATCGCCGAGCTGCGCGACGTCGACATGGTCAAGAAGCTCTTCGACACGCTCGCCACCCGCTACAAGGACCGCCAGGGCGGCTACACCCGCATCATCAAGGCCGGCTTCCGCTACGGCGATAACGCCGCGATGGCCGTGATCGAGTTCGTCGATCGCGACGTCGACGCCAAGGGCCAGGACTCCGGCCCGGTGCAGGAGAAGGAAGCCGAGGCGGCATAA
- a CDS encoding SDR family oxidoreductase → MKLDLSGKTALVTGSTAGIGQAIAKGLAAAGASVVVNGRGQDKVDAAVRKLEGTGAKVRGIAADVSTAAGCKALVSALPEVDILINNAGIFEPKDFFEIPDEDWSRFFEVNVMSGVRLSRAYLKGMLKRNWGRIVFISSESGLNIPVEMIHYGMTKTAQLSVARGLAQLTRGTGVTINSVLPGPTMSEGVETFVKDLARQNGQSVDEAAANFVKQHRPSSLLQRFASVDEIANMVVYVASKEASATNGAALRAEGGIVNTIA, encoded by the coding sequence ATGAAGCTCGACCTTTCCGGAAAGACTGCCCTCGTGACCGGCTCGACCGCCGGCATCGGCCAAGCCATCGCCAAGGGGCTTGCTGCCGCCGGCGCGAGTGTCGTGGTCAACGGGCGCGGCCAGGACAAGGTCGATGCCGCCGTCCGCAAGCTGGAAGGGACGGGCGCCAAAGTCCGCGGCATCGCCGCGGACGTGTCGACCGCAGCGGGTTGCAAGGCACTTGTTTCGGCGCTGCCGGAGGTCGACATCCTCATCAACAATGCCGGCATCTTCGAGCCGAAGGATTTTTTTGAAATTCCCGACGAGGACTGGAGCCGCTTCTTCGAGGTCAACGTCATGAGCGGCGTGCGGCTGTCGCGCGCCTACTTGAAGGGCATGCTCAAGCGCAATTGGGGCCGCATCGTCTTCATCTCCTCGGAGTCAGGGCTGAACATTCCCGTCGAGATGATCCATTACGGTATGACCAAGACGGCGCAGCTCTCGGTGGCGCGCGGGCTCGCGCAGCTCACGCGCGGCACCGGCGTCACCATCAACTCCGTGCTGCCGGGCCCCACCATGTCGGAGGGGGTCGAGACTTTCGTGAAGGATCTCGCGAGGCAGAACGGACAGTCGGTCGACGAGGCCGCGGCCAATTTCGTCAAACAGCACCGTCCAAGCTCGCTGCTGCAACGCTTCGCCAGCGTCGACGAGATCGCCAACATGGTTGTCTATGTCGCTTCGAAGGAGGCCTCCGCGACCAACGGCGCGGCGCTCCGCGCCGAGGGCGGCATCGTCAACACCATCGCCTGA
- a CDS encoding DUF1330 domain-containing protein, translating into MAAYVISEVEMRDVASFEAHRTLAAKTIAQYGGRYLVRGGAADVVEGGPPPRTIIIVEFPSMARAREWYASPEYAEALKLRRTALERRLLFVEGVVPA; encoded by the coding sequence GTGGCCGCTTATGTGATCTCCGAAGTCGAGATGCGCGATGTCGCAAGCTTCGAGGCCCATCGCACGCTCGCCGCTAAAACCATCGCGCAATACGGCGGCCGTTACCTCGTCCGTGGCGGCGCTGCCGACGTGGTGGAGGGCGGCCCGCCACCGAGAACCATCATCATCGTGGAATTTCCGTCGATGGCGCGGGCACGCGAATGGTACGCCTCGCCGGAATATGCCGAGGCATTGAAGCTGCGGCGGACAGCGCTGGAGCGGCGGCTGCTGTTCGTGGAGGGCGTGGTTCCGGCCTAG
- a CDS encoding chloride channel protein: MITARSIRNKRLFKVTSARWQRRAIFLLGGIVVGAAAVALAQLADLAQDAFRLLLAQSRYAVLLVTPLGFMLSAFLTIRLFPNAQGSGIPQAIAARHLNDQTERERLVSLRVAAGKMLLTLFGLLCGGSVGREGPTVQVGASVMFALGRVSPRRQPGLILAGAAAGVAAAFNTPLAGIVFGIEEMSRAFETRTSSLIIAAVIAAGLTSLALMGNYTYFGSSAMSLARGVDWLAVPACGVVGGVAGGLFSRIVITMARGLANPIGRAIKAHPLWFALVCGFAVAICGLVSGDTIYGTGYAQVKQALEHGSPLPQDFGGLKLLATTFAAVSGIPGGIFSPSLAVGAGLGSNVALLFHDAPIGAIMLLGMVSYFAGVVQAPITAFVIVTEMTDNHAMVVPLMTAALIAHFVSRMICEEGIYHALAKGFVERATRPPEGAASPASQ, from the coding sequence ATGATCACGGCTCGGTCTATCCGCAACAAACGTCTCTTCAAGGTCACCTCTGCCCGATGGCAGCGGAGGGCGATCTTCCTGCTGGGCGGAATTGTCGTCGGCGCCGCGGCCGTGGCGCTGGCGCAGCTCGCCGACCTCGCCCAGGACGCCTTCAGGCTGCTGCTCGCGCAATCGCGCTACGCCGTCCTGCTGGTGACGCCGCTTGGCTTCATGCTGTCGGCTTTCCTCACCATCCGGCTGTTTCCCAACGCCCAAGGCAGCGGAATTCCGCAGGCCATCGCCGCGCGCCACCTGAACGATCAGACCGAGCGGGAGCGGCTCGTCTCCTTGCGGGTTGCCGCCGGCAAGATGCTTCTAACCTTGTTCGGCCTGTTGTGTGGCGGCTCCGTCGGACGGGAAGGGCCGACGGTGCAGGTCGGCGCATCTGTCATGTTCGCGCTCGGACGCGTGTCGCCGAGGCGTCAACCCGGATTGATTCTGGCTGGCGCGGCGGCGGGCGTCGCCGCCGCCTTCAACACCCCGTTGGCGGGCATCGTGTTTGGCATCGAGGAAATGAGCCGCGCCTTCGAGACGCGCACCAGCAGCCTCATCATCGCCGCCGTCATCGCAGCAGGCCTGACGTCCTTGGCACTGATGGGCAACTACACCTATTTCGGCAGTAGCGCGATGTCGCTGGCCCGCGGCGTCGACTGGCTGGCGGTCCCGGCCTGCGGCGTCGTTGGGGGCGTCGCCGGTGGACTTTTCAGCCGCATCGTTATCACCATGGCGCGGGGGCTCGCCAACCCGATCGGTCGTGCGATCAAGGCCCACCCGCTGTGGTTCGCGCTCGTTTGCGGGTTTGCGGTTGCGATCTGCGGCCTGGTGTCCGGCGACACCATCTACGGCACGGGCTACGCGCAGGTGAAGCAGGCGCTGGAGCATGGCTCGCCGCTGCCGCAGGACTTCGGCGGCCTTAAATTACTCGCGACGACCTTTGCGGCGGTCAGCGGCATACCCGGCGGCATCTTTTCGCCGTCACTGGCCGTCGGCGCCGGCCTCGGCAGCAACGTCGCGCTCCTTTTCCACGACGCGCCGATCGGCGCAATCATGCTGCTCGGCATGGTCTCCTATTTTGCCGGCGTGGTGCAGGCGCCGATCACGGCCTTCGTGATCGTCACCGAGATGACCGACAATCACGCCATGGTGGTACCGCTGATGACGGCGGCGTTGATCGCCCACTTCGTCTCGCGGATGATCTGTGAGGAGGGGATCTATCACGCGCTCGCCAAGGGCTTTGTCGAGCGGGCGACGCGTCCCCCCGAGGGGGCAGCGTCGCCCGCTTCGCAGTGA
- a CDS encoding zinc-binding alcohol dehydrogenase family protein has protein sequence MKAVGYKKSLPIEDAEALIDFETTTPEPKGRDIRVAVRAISANPVDYKVRKRAAPPEGEIKILGYDAAGVVDAVGPDVTLFKVGDEVFYAGSILRQGTNAEFHLVDERIVGRKPKSLSFAQAAALPLTSITAWELLFDRLGAVPGRSVDPRTLLITGGAGGVGSILIQLARRLTGLTVLATATRPESQKWCLDLGAHAVVDHGKPMKEQIESLRLPPVALVASLTFTDQHYKAIAEFMAPQGRFGLIDDPPEFNVSAFKGKAISIHWESMFTRSSFQTPDMIAQHQLLNDVSDLIDKGVLRTTLDQTFGTINAANLKRAHALLESGKSRGKIVLEGW, from the coding sequence ATGAAGGCCGTCGGCTACAAAAAATCGCTTCCGATCGAGGATGCGGAGGCACTGATCGATTTCGAGACCACAACGCCCGAGCCGAAGGGGCGCGACATCCGTGTCGCTGTGAGGGCGATCTCGGCCAATCCGGTCGACTACAAGGTGCGCAAGCGCGCCGCCCCGCCCGAGGGCGAGATCAAGATCCTTGGCTATGACGCGGCCGGCGTAGTCGATGCCGTCGGGCCCGACGTCACGCTGTTCAAGGTAGGCGATGAAGTGTTCTACGCCGGCTCGATCCTTCGCCAGGGCACCAACGCGGAATTCCACCTCGTCGACGAGCGCATCGTCGGCCGCAAACCGAAGAGCCTGTCCTTCGCGCAGGCCGCGGCCCTTCCCCTCACCTCCATCACCGCATGGGAGCTGCTGTTCGACCGGCTCGGGGCCGTGCCGGGTAGAAGCGTCGATCCCCGGACGCTTCTGATCACGGGTGGCGCCGGCGGCGTCGGCTCGATCCTGATCCAGCTCGCCCGCCGCCTCACCGGGCTGACGGTGCTCGCGACCGCGACGCGGCCGGAGTCACAGAAATGGTGCCTCGATCTCGGCGCGCATGCGGTGGTCGACCACGGCAAGCCGATGAAGGAGCAGATCGAGAGCTTGAGGCTGCCGCCGGTCGCACTGGTGGCGAGCCTCACCTTCACTGACCAGCACTACAAGGCGATCGCAGAGTTCATGGCGCCGCAGGGTCGGTTCGGCCTGATCGACGATCCACCGGAATTCAACGTGAGCGCATTCAAGGGCAAGGCGATCTCGATTCACTGGGAATCGATGTTCACGCGCTCCTCGTTCCAGACGCCGGATATGATCGCGCAGCATCAACTGCTCAACGACGTCTCCGACCTCATCGACAAGGGCGTGCTGCGCACCACGCTCGACCAGACCTTTGGCACGATCAACGCCGCCAACCTCAAGCGCGCGCATGCGCTGCTGGAAAGCGGCAAGTCGCGCGGCAAGATCGTGCTGGAGGGGTGGTAA
- a CDS encoding OprO/OprP family phosphate-selective porin yields MSRTRIAATAIGLAGALAASQAQAQSASSSEQEIALLKQQLKILEQKLDKLQSQTAANTAATAKAKAEAKAEAKAEARSEAKAAIANANAAVPVKATVPASGVVVTMPNNRPTICTADQANCVAITGRLHWDVGGYDYRPNTAATVPQKLDSGENVRRARIGVTGKFFNDWNFALIYDFGGSSDGFGGAAPGSLPGGGVSGVENAYLSYTGLKPFGGKMAIEAGIMDLPYTMDEATSSNDIMFMERASPGVIATNIAAGDFRSAAGTRWYNDVLWIGGYVTGPSTGAIHSASSTSPAGTSEQYGAVARVAGQVVSGKDYSIHLGADAEWLIQPPRNLIANTQTLTLSDRPELRLDPTTLVSTGAIANVSGAQVYSLEAAATYGPLILQGEYFWYNVDRGANTSVVPTGLPSLKFQGGYAQAGYVLTGESRTYNAANAAYNGVKPAHPFSLDGGGWGAWEIAGRFSTIDLNNQLATPAGIAGGRQTVYTLALNWYVNGNVRFMLDYLHGTVSKQASPVSTADVGSKFDAIAMRTQFAF; encoded by the coding sequence GTGAGCAGGACAAGAATTGCGGCCACGGCGATTGGTCTCGCCGGCGCGCTGGCGGCCTCGCAGGCCCAGGCCCAATCGGCAAGCAGCAGCGAACAGGAGATCGCACTCCTGAAGCAGCAATTGAAAATACTGGAGCAGAAGCTCGACAAGCTCCAAAGTCAGACCGCGGCGAACACGGCGGCCACGGCGAAAGCCAAGGCCGAAGCGAAGGCCGAAGCCAAAGCCGAAGCAAGATCGGAGGCGAAAGCCGCGATCGCAAATGCCAATGCGGCGGTACCGGTGAAGGCGACGGTGCCGGCGTCGGGCGTCGTGGTGACGATGCCGAACAACCGCCCGACGATCTGCACCGCCGACCAGGCGAACTGTGTCGCGATCACCGGCCGCCTGCATTGGGACGTCGGCGGCTATGACTATCGTCCCAATACGGCGGCAACGGTGCCGCAGAAGCTCGACAGCGGCGAGAACGTCCGCCGTGCGCGCATCGGCGTTACCGGCAAATTCTTCAACGACTGGAATTTCGCGCTGATCTACGATTTCGGCGGCTCGTCCGACGGATTTGGCGGTGCGGCGCCGGGATCGCTGCCGGGCGGCGGCGTGTCCGGCGTCGAGAACGCCTATCTCAGCTACACCGGCCTCAAGCCGTTCGGCGGCAAGATGGCGATCGAGGCCGGCATAATGGACCTGCCCTACACGATGGATGAGGCCACGAGCTCCAACGACATCATGTTCATGGAACGCGCCTCGCCGGGCGTGATCGCCACCAACATCGCCGCCGGCGACTTCCGCTCAGCGGCCGGCACGCGCTGGTACAACGACGTGCTCTGGATCGGCGGCTATGTCACGGGACCGTCGACCGGCGCGATCCACTCCGCCTCGAGCACGTCACCGGCCGGCACGTCCGAGCAATATGGCGCTGTCGCCCGCGTTGCCGGCCAGGTCGTCAGCGGCAAGGACTACTCGATCCACCTCGGCGCCGATGCGGAGTGGCTGATCCAGCCGCCGCGCAATCTGATCGCCAATACGCAGACGCTCACACTGAGCGACCGCCCGGAATTGCGCCTCGATCCGACCACGCTGGTCTCGACCGGCGCTATCGCCAATGTGTCAGGTGCGCAGGTCTACAGCCTCGAAGCGGCGGCGACCTATGGACCTCTCATCCTGCAGGGAGAGTATTTCTGGTACAATGTCGATCGCGGCGCGAATACATCAGTGGTACCGACCGGCTTGCCGAGCTTGAAATTCCAGGGCGGCTATGCCCAGGCCGGCTATGTGCTGACAGGTGAGAGCCGGACTTACAATGCGGCGAACGCGGCCTATAACGGTGTCAAGCCGGCGCATCCGTTCTCGCTCGACGGCGGCGGCTGGGGCGCGTGGGAGATCGCGGGGCGCTTCTCGACGATCGACCTCAACAATCAGCTCGCAACCCCGGCCGGCATCGCCGGCGGACGGCAGACCGTCTACACGCTCGCGCTCAACTGGTACGTCAACGGCAACGTGCGGTTCATGCTGGACTACCTGCATGGCACCGTCTCCAAGCAGGCCTCGCCGGTCTCGACCGCGGACGTCGGCTCGAAGTTCGACGCGATCGCAATGCGCACGCAGTTCGCGTTCTAG